The genomic stretch CTGCAATCCCATTGAACGCACGAGCTACAGCCGATCGAGACGGAAGCAGAGAGCTCCGGGGGACGACGATGGACCCGACGGAAGTACTCGTATACCTACTCGCCGTTTGCTTGGTGGCCGTAGGGGTGGTTTCTCTGCTACCCCTCGTATACTTGTGCTGGTTATGCTGGTCGCGCCAAGAGGAAGAACGGAACACGGCGGCGCCGCTGCCGGTCGCGGGGAAGGAGCTTGGGTACTTCCCGTACTCCGGCGCCGTGTCGCCGGGGGAGAGGCAGCTGGAGTGCCCGATATGCCTGGAGGCGTTCGCGCACGGCGCGTCgtgcggcgaggttccggcgtgccggCACCTGTTCCACCAAGAGTGCATTGCGCCGTGGATGAAGAGCAGCGGCACCTGCCCGGTGTGCAGGGGTTCGATCGTGCCGGGGTCGGCACCACCGTCGGCCGCCGAAGACAGGGTTTAGCTTCTGCTCTACCTGAAACAAAAATGTTCAGTTTTCTCTGTCGATCGTTTCATACACAAAAAGTTTGTTACTAGCGGTTCCGATGTCACCCGTTGCTCTCATGTCTGTGTTCGTTCCTAGTCTCTTTCTGACCCATTCAAGAGCCATTTAATCTAGTTGGGGCCGAATCTACCCTACACGTGTCGCTTTCACAAACAAAGATGGACCAAAGCCGGACTGTATGGTGCACATGGATGTTTGCTCCAACATTGTTTCCGATAGTTTAAAAGAAAAACAAATTCAATAGAGAAATTCCACATAACAACAACCCGTGAACATATTGCATTCTGTTGTCTTCCACTGACAAAACCCCTCCAAACGTCTTTTTTCAAGACCTGTTCACTTCCACCCTCGCTTTCGGAGCGGTTCTCGTCGGTGGCGGATGCAAGAATTTATGGTGCTAATAGGCGACAACTACCAATGATAGGCATATAGCATCCATAGGAATGAAATTCACTAATTGTCAATGATACATATATTGTATTTTTAAGACGAATGGCAAAAGGAAATTATCTATGCTGTGCATTGCTTTTTAGAATTTAAAAAAATGCGTACCACCACACTAAGCATGCGGGGAGACATGCCCGCGCCGTTAGCTGTGTTCGAGATCACGAGAGGTTCCGATTCAAATTCAGAGATTCGAAAGAGATTTATTCGAGTCCGATCAAAATATACTCAAACAAGCCTTAAACTATGCATGAATATGAGAAATAAACCCGTGGCGAATTTATTCAGATTTCTGCATAGCATTACCAATTTTTCCTTAATTTTAGATTTTTTAATAACTGGTACAGCCTGGTCAATTTACACAAGGCAGAAAATAGCCAGCTGGCCCAGCTCACCCCAAACGGGTCCCACCGTGCAGTGACCTGGCTCAAACAAAAACACCtcaacaaaaaaacaaaacacaaaaaaaacaaattcaGTCGCCCAGAAAAGGCCACCACCCACTAGACCGGCCGTCCCCCCTTCCCAAACACAGAAACTCCGGCCGCCGGCGCGCCACCGCCCCCGTCTCCCTCGCCCGCGCCTcggcggaggaggatgccgacgcCGGCCGCCGCTCCGCCCAGGAGGGCGCTCACGGCCCGCGACCTCGTGgaggaggggaagaagcgggccgtgctgctcctcgtctTCGCCTTCGGCCTCGCCTTCCTCATGTCCCGTGAGtcgctctcccaaaccctaggatGATactcgcccgcccgcccgcccgcaggCTCGATCTCCGGGCCGGTAATTGCAGCTAATTTCGGTCCACGCGTCGGTTTTGGTCGTCGTTAGTGCCGTGACTAGGTTTTATGCTAGCTGGTGGTTACTGCTGAATCCTGATACGGGACGCTGATCTGGGCATCGTTTTATGCGCATCTGTAGAGTAGCGATGCTAGTTTGTTACGTTGGTGCTGTAATTTTTTTTGCATTGGGCAGTTGTAGACTCGACTTAGCTCTGGGCAGGCAGGTTGTTTCCAGTTTAGACGATTGGTGAATTCCTCAGGGCATCTGAAATTTTACTGCTATCTCATGGTGAATGGGATTCGTAGCGAAATTGTAGACACGGGTCATATCAGTTGTTGGTCGAACTGCTATAGCTGAATCTTACGGTAGAGTGTCTAAAGAGAAGGACTGTACGAGCTACACGTGTAAGTTCGATGGTGAATTCGCGTACGTATGGCCAGCAATTTCATATTGCTTTGGTTAAAATTGccgaaaatggctatacgccgagTCATATTTAGATTGTAATCGCAGGCAACATCCGTACTTGTTTGAATTCTATTAAAACACTGTTGCTTGCTTATGGTTGTGCTAAATGACTGGTTTTCTCCATTGCAGTGACAAGCTCTTCAGTCTGGATCAACTTCCCATTTTCCATAGCTTTGATAGTTTTATTTCGCTACATGTCACTTGACTACGACTTCCGTAGAAAGAGCACGGCTACTACAGATCATGATGCCAGTCGACCGCTTGCCAAAACGAAAAGTACCGAGTTAAGCAAACCTTCCCTTGCTCAGAAGAGTGGAAATTCAGTTTGGAGGAGCAAGGTGAATTCGCCTCCAGTTGAAGCAGCATTTGATCAGTTCACAAGGCATCTTATCACAGAGTGGGTAACAGATCTTTGGTACTCCCGTGTAACACCTGATAAGAACGGACCGGAGGAACTCATCAGTATAGTTAATTCTGTCCTCGGAGAGATTTCTAGTCGGGCAAGAAACATTAACCTTATCACTCTGCTAACCAGGTTAGAAAGCTTTTTCTATCTGATGAAATAACTGAACAATGTATCTTCTTAGAACATTGGGTGCCTTAGCAAGACCTTCTGTACCTTATGCAGGGATCTGGTCGATCTCATATGCCATAATTTGGAGCTTTATCAATCCTGTGAAGCTAAGATTGGAAAAGAGAAGTTTGTTAACCTCCCGACAGAGCGTCGTGACGCTGAACTGAAACTTGCCCTTATAGCTCAAAGCAAGTTGCATCCGGCTTTATTTTCAGCCAGTGCTGAATACAAGGTAAGACTTTATTGATGTCGGGGTTTTCGTTTATTGCTTATAGTAAGATGTTCAGTCGCCAAACATCCAAAATTAGGTCAATCCCTTGATGAAAAGTTGTGTCTGGAATTAGGATTATTccctccctctctcctcctcttcttacTTTTCAGTGCATCATAAGGTTCATGTGCTACATATGCACCTGTATTGTATTTGTACCATGTTGGATCTATCCTTGGGATGAATTGGGTGCTTCTAGTTGTAGTGTTAGGTCAACACATATTTAAGCATGCATATTCGAACGATACCTTTTGTTTTCTAGCGCAATAAGTTGTAATGTTTTCCTGCATAAACTGTCTGTGAGACATGGCATATCACTTACCTTTTGTTCCTATCCATAAGTTTGACAACACACACTGCCTCATACTTCATGTGTCAATTTAACATTTCGTATGATTGTTCGTGAGTTGAGCATCTTGGTAATCATGTTGATTTCATGACTTTGTATCTGCTTAAGCATCAAAGTTTATCTGATCATCTGATGCATACAATATGTTTATTTTCATTCCCAGGTCTTACAAAGTCTTGCTGATGGTTTGATCTCAATCACAGTAAATCCTGAGAATCTACAGTGCTCGTTCTTCCACTGTACTGCACGAGAACTTCTTGCATGCGCAGTTTTGAGGCCTGTCATTAACTTAGCAAATCCAAGGTAGTAACATACACCTGGACTAGCGCATTAGTATTTTCTAGTGCCATCATATTGAGATGTAAAATTTGCAGGTTTATAAATGAAAGGATTGAGGCTTTGGTTCTTTCTCGTGCTAATAAGGCTGATAAAGGAGTTGCTGGATTGGAGAATGTTGGGACGCTAAAGCAAAGGGAACCTCCTATGCCATCTGTGGATGAACTGTCTGCACTGGCAGATCACTCGAGTCCTGGGGTAGAACTTGTGAGATTTAGTCAGGGTCAGTCCAAGACAGCTTCAGATATGCAACTCAGTAAAACTAAAAGTACATCGAGTGTCAAACCAAAATCCCCTAATTCTTGTATAATCAATGATTCACATCCGCTTGAGTCAGGCAGTTTACCTTCCAGTTCCCACATCTATCCAGATACTGGCATTTCTGTACATCCCCAAACTCGTGGCAGGATAACTGCAGAGAGTTACGAAGGACAGTCAGCGCAAACATTGGATTTCAGCTCCCACCGAAAAAATCGAGCTGTAGCACCTGAGCACCTTGAGAATATGTGGACTAAAGGGAAGAATTACAAATTAGAAAATGCAAACCATGTTACCAGAGCACCTGTTAGATCTTCTTTGGTGAGCACTTCTTCAATGCAGGGGTCGTCTATTCGTCATCATCCTACCGTTCCACAAAGGCAAACAACATCGTCTTCTGAGGAGCATCATCCCATAAAAACCTCAGCTACTCCTGCATATTCAAATGGCACAAATCACCTGCCAAAAAGTTTATCAGCAGAAATGGCAGAGCATGCCAGCCAAGAAGATTTTGCTGTGGACAGTGAGAGTTCATATGGCACCGAGGAGGACGAAAATAACAATGTGACTGGCTTAGACTCTCCTGTAACCAGAGTTTGGGATAGCAAGAGTAAAGGAAATGGGACCTCGTCTCATATACATCATCCACTTGAATTGTCTAATTTCCATAAAGCAAGAACAAATCGAAGTCATGTGGGAAAGTTGAAAATGGCGAGAACTTCATCAGGAAGGAAAAGGTCGAGGACAGTTGCTCAAAAGACTCCCTTATGGCAAGAGGCTGATAGATCTTTCTTGGCTGCTGGTGATTTTGGCATACTAAATACATCAGCAAATGATTCAAGGGTGGATGGACCGTATGATGATACTGAGGTGGAAAGTATCACTAGGATGCTTAGTGGtgccaatgcttcatctttgtcattgccatcaagtggctcttctttttcatctaatTATTCTAGCACCAACGTGTTGGAAGACTCATATTTAAAGTTAAGATGTGAGGTAACACATTATCTGTTAAACATTCTTTGATCCTTGTAACTACTGGTGGTACATATCTTTATTAGATTTCCTTATTCAGGTGGTAGGAGCCAGCATTGTCAAAAGTGGGTCTGGCATGTTTGCTGTATATTCTGTTTCAGTAACTGATGCCAACGGTAATAGTTGGTCCATCAAGAGGAGGTGATTATGCTATATTTCTTCACTTGATTATTTCAGCCACAAGCTCAAAGCAGCTATGATGCCTATACctcgaaagaaaagaaaaacagatgataTGCATATGAATGATTATTCAACTGTGTTATTGCTTTCTAATTCTTCCTCTGGTTTGCTGTGTACTTTAATCAGGTTTCGTCATTTTGAAGAGCTGCATCGGCGTCTGAAAGAATATCCTCAGTACAGTCTTCACTTGCCtccgaagcatttcctctcatcaGGGTTAGAGGTTCCTGTTGTTCGAGAGAGATGCAAGTTGCTTGACATATATCTAAAGGTTTATTTCTTTGTGCTATTTGAAGATACTTTCTTTAGTTATCACTTTCCCGTAAGTTTGAGTATTGGCATTGAGATGTCTAATCAAGAAACAATCTCTTGGAATGTACTTAGTTTGAGTCTTAGTTAAGTATCAGACTAAAACAGTGCAAATCATGTCTGCAAGCATGAATGTTGAATACATGCACTGCCTCATTGATACATTGAGCTATGCTCCTTTCTGGTCTTATAACATCAGtcagctttttttttttctctgtAATTTCTATGTGGTCTGTAACCTTGAAATCGACATCTTATCTTTTGTCATGTTAGATTTACATAGTGCTCTGTTATCTGCTCCTGAAGTTCTGTTAAATTCTGAATATATAGTAACTCTGCCTGTTAATTCTACAGAATCTTCTTCAGATCCCCACTGTTTCAAGCTGTATTGAAGTCTGGGATTTTCTAAGTGTTGATTCACAGGTTAGTGTCTTCTAAACCATACCATGACCAACCTTTTTCAAAGTGCTGTGTATAACAGAGAAAAAAATATCCATGTTGCAGACATACATATTCTCAGATTCTCTCTCTGTTATCCAGGCACTGTCAGGTGAGCAATCTCCTTTCATTGATTTAGCTAGTTTCTCTTTCTAAATTCTTTGTGCACAGGTTAATACCCACATCCTGATTTCATGCAGTCAATTTAGATGTAAGATCTAATGAGAAG from Lolium rigidum isolate FL_2022 chromosome 4, APGP_CSIRO_Lrig_0.1, whole genome shotgun sequence encodes the following:
- the LOC124706983 gene encoding uncharacterized protein LOC124706983; this encodes MPTPAAAPPRRALTARDLVEEGKKRAVLLLVFAFGLAFLMSLTSSSVWINFPFSIALIVLFRYMSLDYDFRRKSTATTDHDASRPLAKTKSTELSKPSLAQKSGNSVWRSKVNSPPVEAAFDQFTRHLITEWVTDLWYSRVTPDKNGPEELISIVNSVLGEISSRARNINLITLLTRDLVDLICHNLELYQSCEAKIGKEKFVNLPTERRDAELKLALIAQSKLHPALFSASAEYKVLQSLADGLISITVNPENLQCSFFHCTARELLACAVLRPVINLANPRFINERIEALVLSRANKADKGVAGLENVGTLKQREPPMPSVDELSALADHSSPGVELVRFSQGQSKTASDMQLSKTKSTSSVKPKSPNSCIINDSHPLESGSLPSSSHIYPDTGISVHPQTRGRITAESYEGQSAQTLDFSSHRKNRAVAPEHLENMWTKGKNYKLENANHVTRAPVRSSLVSTSSMQGSSIRHHPTVPQRQTTSSSEEHHPIKTSATPAYSNGTNHLPKSLSAEMAEHASQEDFAVDSESSYGTEEDENNNVTGLDSPVTRVWDSKSKGNGTSSHIHHPLELSNFHKARTNRSHVGKLKMARTSSGRKRSRTVAQKTPLWQEADRSFLAAGDFGILNTSANDSRVDGPYDDTEVESITRMLSGANASSLSLPSSGSSFSSNYSSTNVLEDSYLKLRCEVVGASIVKSGSGMFAVYSVSVTDANGNSWSIKRRFRHFEELHRRLKEYPQYSLHLPPKHFLSSGLEVPVVRERCKLLDIYLKNLLQIPTVSSCIEVWDFLSVDSQTYIFSDSLSVIQALSVNLDVRSNEKGAKPLNSPKALNGNLSSTRQSVSGYQNDNLQKDKDFAAFDGLRLRKGSTDQNLETSVSNASADMYQDHSGSDPEQNDYSFSINSGDHKKMLASQTDYTSQTLESDGYSVTPNEWMAPNVSAPIFHLVDVIFQLQDGGWIRRQAFWVAKQILQLGMGDTFDDWLVEKIQLLRKGRIIAFAVKRVEQILWPDGIFMTKHPSRKPAEPSPGAQNDGKTNYLTEEQRLEAAHRADFVRELIIDKAPSALVSLVGRKEYERCAQDIYFFLQSQVCLKQLTFELLELLVLAAFPELDDTVRKWHEDKHEFATLE